The segment GAGGATGCCGAACCGCCGGACTATCTCCTCGTTTATCTCGGCGTAACCGCCCTCGATGGACTCGCCGGACTGTCGCCACGCGTCGTTGTCGAACACCATCAGATTGTCCACTTCGCGGACGAACGTCTGGAACGACCGCGCGGCGTTCAGGGTGTAGATGCCGCCCTCGTCGCTACCGGGCAGGATACCGAGACCGTACACCGGTTCGGTGTAGATGCGCTTGAGGTGCTTGGCCAGCACCGGGGCACCGCCCGACCCGGTGCCGCCGCCCATCCCCGCGACGATGAGGAACGCGTCGACTTCGTGGACGGGGATGTTGTCGATGGCCCCCTGCACCTCGTCGATGTCCTCCTCGGCGATTTCCGCGCCGAGTTCGTTGTCCGCTCCGACTCCGTGACCTTTCACTCGGGATTGACCAATGAGGACGCGATTGTCCTTGGGGACCTCACTGAGGCCCATCAGGTCGGCCTTCGCAGAGTTAACTGCGACCGCCGACCGGACGATGTCGCTTCCAGTTCGCTGGTCGTATTCCAGGAACTTGTCCACGATTTTCCCACCGGCCTGCCCGAAACCAATCATTGCAAGCTTCATTTTCCGGACCGTGCTCCGTTGGGAGAAACACAACCACGAAGGGGTGATAATCCTTTTGGTCCGCACCACGATACCCGGAAATGGCGGGTTACACCGAATCGCGCCACGATAATCGGGCATTTACCGGTCGCTCGAACCGCCACCAAATCCCGAACATGTCCTTTTAAGTTTATACCGAATCGGAGATGTGGTTCAACTAACCAGTCGAACCACGTCTGACGGCCGTCTGCCCGGTGTCAGACGTGCGTTTCTCCGACGCCTGCCGAGACCGTCGGGCGAAGCCTCGAAACCCCCGGCCCGAACCCTCGGGACTACCGACCGGCGATACCGAGGTACTCCGCGAGCGTCGTCAAATCAGCCTCCTCGACGCCGAACGCGTCGATGTCGTTGCGCGAGACGGTGTTGTCGAACTTCAGCGAGCGGTACTGGTCGCTCCCGAACGGGACGAACGGCACCGGGTCGGCCATCGTCAGGCCGACGCGCGCGAGCGGCATCGGCAGGGGCAGGACGGTCACGGACTTGCCCTCCGCGCGGTAGGCGAGGCGGGTCACGTCCGCGAGCGTCAGCACCTCCGGGCCGCCGATTTCGTAGGTCTCTCCGTCGTGGGTCTCCTCGACGCTCGCGGCCAGCATCGGCGCGAGGTCGCCGACCCAAATCGGTTGGAAGCGCGTGCGACCGCCGCCGGGCAGGGCCGTGACGTAGGGCGTCGTCAGGACCTTCGTGAACGAGACGAACTCCCCGCCCTCGCCGAAGACGACGGAAGGCCGGAAGACGGTCGCGGCCAGTTCCGAGTCCGCGACGACCTCCTCGGCTTGGCCCTTCGAGCGCAGGTACTCGGTCGTCGCGTTGGCGTCCGCGCCGAGCGCGCTCATCTGGACTATCTTCCGGACGCCGTGTTCCTCGGCAGCCTCCACGACGTTCCGGGTCCCGCCGAGGTGGACCTCGGTGTGGGTGGTGCCGCCCGAGGGCT is part of the Halorussus salinus genome and harbors:
- a CDS encoding tubulin/FtsZ family protein, whose translation is MKLAMIGFGQAGGKIVDKFLEYDQRTGSDIVRSAVAVNSAKADLMGLSEVPKDNRVLIGQSRVKGHGVGADNELGAEIAEEDIDEVQGAIDNIPVHEVDAFLIVAGMGGGTGSGGAPVLAKHLKRIYTEPVYGLGILPGSDEGGIYTLNAARSFQTFVREVDNLMVFDNDAWRQSGESIEGGYAEINEEIVRRFGILFGAGEVTGDDEVAESVVDSSEIINTLAGGGVSTIGYAAEEVENEQSSSGLLSRFTGGEEDTQTDTANTTNRITSLVRKAALGRLTLPCEIEGTERALLVLSGPPRHLNRKGIERGRKWLEEQTGSMEVRGGDYPVADSQYVASVVLLSGVNNVPRIKELQEVAIEAQDNIDEIQEESEENLEELVEDDDDELEPLF
- a CDS encoding complex I NDUFA9 subunit family protein, whose product is MNILVAGGTGFIGTNLVGELDDEGHDVTALARDPEEADLPPGVEAVRGDVTAYDSIEGAFEEQDVVINLVALSPLFKPSGGTTHTEVHLGGTRNVVEAAEEHGVRKIVQMSALGADANATTEYLRSKGQAEEVVADSELAATVFRPSVVFGEGGEFVSFTKVLTTPYVTALPGGGRTRFQPIWVGDLAPMLAASVEETHDGETYEIGGPEVLTLADVTRLAYRAEGKSVTVLPLPMPLARVGLTMADPVPFVPFGSDQYRSLKFDNTVSRNDIDAFGVEEADLTTLAEYLGIAGR